A stretch of the Corylus avellana chromosome ca6, CavTom2PMs-1.0 genome encodes the following:
- the LOC132184399 gene encoding uncharacterized protein LOC132184399, with amino-acid sequence MLGSGLRFGALRGEDRFCVPVKARKNQNQQKQARRANKGDETESLDSYRKSKDPSNSLAKPSLEQFVKPVKNLDRFLESTTPLVPAQYFSKTTMRGWKTCDVEFQPYFMLNDLWETFKEWSAYGAGVPLVLDEGDSVVQYYVPYLSGIQLYGEPATRSNTKPRQAGEDSDCDYYRDSSSDGSSDYETDKGIKFTREQQACLHLTSEVPIRLDKLSLNDKQSGRQEGFSSDDGEAENSLGQLLFEFLEQDLPYCRVPLADKILDLACQYPGLKTLRSCDLLATSWMSVAWYPIYRIPTGPTLKDLDACFLTYHTLSTQMTGGGSNQAPIVIYPSEIDGVSKISFPAFGMASYKLKGSMWVQHGVSESQLANSLMQAAENWLRLLQVNHPDFQFFASHGMYSEIKR; translated from the exons ATGTTGGGGAGTGGGTTGCGCTTTGGGGCTCTGCGCGGTGAGGACCGGTTTTGCGTCCCAGTGAAAGCAAGAAAGAATCAGAATCAACAAAAACAAGCTCGGAGAGCTAATAAGGGCGATGAGACTGAGAGCCTGGATTCATATAGAAAGAGTAAAGACCCTTCAAATTCACTGGCAAAGCCTTCTTTGGAGCAATTCGTAAAGCCTGTTAAGAACCTTGATAGGTTCTTGGAGTCCACCACGCCTTTGGTCCCAGCCCAATATTTCTCCAAG ACGACAATGAGGGGGTGGAAGACTTGTGATGTTGAATTTCAACCGTACTTCATGTTGAATGATCTATGGGAAACATTCAAGGAATGGAGTGCGTACGGGGCAGGAGTGCCTTTGGTACTTGATGAGGGTGATTCTGTTGTTCAATATTACGTCCCATACTTATCTGGTATCCAATTATACGGTGAACCTGCTACAAGGTCAAATACTAAGCCAAG GCAAGCTGGTGAAGACAGTGATTGTGACTACTATAGGGATTCAAGCAGTGATGGAAGCAGTGACTATGAAACTGATAAAGGCATAAAATTTACCAGGGAACAGCAGGCTTGTCTCCATCTAACTAGTGAGGTCCCAATTAGATTGGACAAGTTGTCTTTAAATGATAAGCAGAGTGGAAGACAAGAAGGCTTTTCTAGTGATGATGGTGAAGCAGAGAATTCTCTAGGTCAGTTGCTCTTTGAGTTTCTTGAACAGGATCTCCCTTATTGCCGTGTACCATTAGCTGACAAG ATATTAGATCTTGCATGCCAGTATCCTGGACTGAAGACGTTAAGAAGTTGTGATTTACTGGCAACTAGTTGGATGTCTGTGGCATG GTATCCTATTTATCGAATACCCACAGGCCCAACATTAAAAGATTTGGATGCCTGCTTTTTAACATACCATACCCTTTCCACACAAATGACAG GTGGTGGAAGTAACCAGGCCCCAATAGTCATTTATCCAAGTGAGATTGATGGTGTCTCCAAGATTTCCTTTCCTGCTTTTGGAATGGCATCCTATAAGTTAAAAGGATCCATGTGGGTGCAACATGGGGTTAGTGAGTCTCAACTGGCGAATTCCCTCATGCAGGCTGCTGAGAATTGGCTAAGACTGCTTCAGGTCAATCATCCAGATTTCCAGTTCTTCGCTTCACATGGCATGTACTCTGAAATCAAGAGATGA